One segment of Desulfosudis oleivorans Hxd3 DNA contains the following:
- a CDS encoding type II toxin-antitoxin system RelE/ParE family toxin, whose product MKVHWTENAIGHLVNIYEYIGANSPTYAKQTVDKITRRSIQIADHPHSGRKVPESKSGSGSNSIHATKANAGSRGRRTPARLVLLPGSAAPQCGNTS is encoded by the coding sequence ATGAAAGTCCACTGGACCGAAAATGCCATCGGCCATCTTGTAAACATCTATGAGTACATTGGCGCCAACTCCCCTACCTATGCCAAACAGACCGTCGATAAAATCACCAGACGTTCTATCCAGATAGCCGATCACCCTCACTCAGGCCGAAAGGTTCCGGAATCCAAATCGGGATCGGGATCGAACTCCATCCATGCGACAAAAGCCAATGCTGGTTCCCGGGGACGCCGCACCCCAGCGCGGCTAGTCCTTCTCCCCGGGAGCGCCGCACCCCAGTGCGGCAACACCTCTTGA
- a CDS encoding N-acyl-D-amino-acid deacylase family protein, producing MRLDTVLENALVVDGSGEKPYPADVGIQGSAIAAIGDLSGCEAGRRKDVSGRVVCPGFIDVHSHADLAFFRSDHDVMLTPLVEQGITTFVGGNCGMALAPITEANREGIKTYLEVFTQMDFERDVQWDTMGSYMDHMDKTGVLLNSAQLAPHGVMRISALGLSDKPADDKAIAFMRKLLEESLEAGAFGLSTGLQYAPGLHSDTRELSLVSKPLSAYDAVFTSHLRSYTSNCLNKAIDEVARVAGDNNIRGQISHIFSVPWTGPVFHPLALKVIKWLARRDRAAVQWIPDALLDAEMNRILKKVKTVRQAGIGMGMDMMPTTTGFTHLLAFFPPWALSGDRQAVLERLRNRDTRQEIRKDIEQGRPIWPHRGKNTWSLNLIRQMGWDALIVMAVNSEKNKPLEGRRFTEIAAEQGKHPFDVMCDLLLEEDGQVLAFETMSDPDDLFTERYTFPGLKDPDTMISTDTILLGMGRPSYLFYGCYPKFINRYVYQLNLLDLPTAVAKCTSIPAEHFGIRYRGVVKEGNYADLLVIDAENFRTRASFADPRHAAEGLDMVFINGCQVVENGTRIRQTLSGMMLRKNSQPAPTA from the coding sequence ATGAGGCTGGACACTGTTCTGGAAAACGCGCTTGTTGTGGACGGCTCCGGTGAAAAACCCTACCCGGCCGATGTCGGCATTCAGGGAAGCGCCATCGCCGCCATCGGTGACCTGAGCGGCTGTGAGGCCGGCCGGCGCAAGGACGTGAGCGGCCGGGTGGTGTGCCCGGGATTTATTGACGTTCATTCCCACGCTGACCTGGCCTTTTTCAGAAGCGACCATGACGTCATGCTGACCCCCCTGGTGGAACAGGGCATCACCACCTTTGTCGGCGGCAATTGCGGCATGGCGTTGGCCCCGATAACAGAAGCAAACCGGGAGGGGATTAAAACCTACCTGGAAGTGTTCACGCAAATGGATTTTGAGCGGGATGTTCAGTGGGACACAATGGGGTCCTATATGGACCATATGGATAAGACGGGCGTGCTGTTAAATTCCGCCCAGCTCGCCCCCCATGGGGTCATGCGCATCTCCGCCCTGGGGTTGTCCGATAAACCGGCCGACGATAAAGCAATCGCCTTTATGCGGAAACTGCTGGAAGAAAGCCTGGAAGCCGGGGCCTTTGGCCTGTCAACCGGCCTGCAGTACGCGCCGGGACTGCATTCGGACACCCGGGAACTCTCCCTGGTCTCCAAACCGTTGTCCGCCTATGACGCTGTTTTTACCAGTCACCTGCGATCCTATACCAGCAACTGCCTGAACAAGGCCATTGATGAGGTTGCCCGGGTGGCCGGTGACAACAACATCCGGGGCCAGATATCCCACATTTTTTCGGTGCCCTGGACCGGCCCGGTGTTTCATCCCCTGGCGCTGAAGGTGATCAAGTGGCTGGCCCGGCGTGACAGGGCAGCCGTTCAATGGATACCCGACGCGCTGCTGGACGCCGAGATGAACCGTATTTTAAAAAAGGTGAAAACCGTCCGGCAGGCCGGTATCGGCATGGGCATGGACATGATGCCGACCACTACCGGGTTTACGCATCTGCTGGCCTTTTTCCCGCCCTGGGCGCTGAGCGGCGACCGGCAGGCGGTGCTGGAACGCCTGCGGAACAGGGACACCCGGCAGGAAATAAGAAAGGACATCGAGCAGGGCCGGCCCATCTGGCCCCACCGGGGAAAGAATACCTGGTCACTGAACCTTATCCGTCAGATGGGCTGGGACGCGCTGATTGTCATGGCCGTCAACAGCGAAAAGAACAAGCCGCTGGAAGGGCGGCGGTTTACGGAAATTGCCGCCGAGCAGGGCAAACATCCGTTTGATGTCATGTGTGACCTGCTGCTGGAAGAGGACGGGCAGGTCCTGGCCTTTGAAACCATGAGCGACCCGGATGACCTTTTCACGGAACGGTACACCTTCCCGGGTCTCAAGGACCCGGACACCATGATCTCCACCGACACCATTCTGCTGGGCATGGGCCGGCCGTCATACCTGTTTTACGGCTGTTACCCGAAATTCATCAACCGTTATGTCTACCAGTTGAACCTGCTCGACCTGCCCACCGCCGTTGCCAAATGCACGTCCATTCCGGCCGAACATTTCGGCATTCGGTACCGGGGCGTGGTGAAAGAAGGGAACTACGCCGACCTGCTGGTTATTGACGCGGAGAACTTCCGCACGCGGGCGAGTTTTGCCGATCCCCGGCATGCGGCCGAAGGGCTGGACATGGTCTTTATTAACGGCTGCCAGGTGGTTGAAAACGGTACCCGGATACGCCAGACGCTTTCCGGAATGATGTTAAGGAAAAACAGCCAGCCGGCGCCGACCGCATAG
- the lsrF gene encoding 3-hydroxy-5-phosphonooxypentane-2,4-dione thiolase codes for MPDVDDLKEGKQYHTETPQTTEGFFLKGSNSLDWGMKNRLARIFNPKTGRTVMLAIDHGYFQGPTTGLERIDINIMPLVPYADTLMLTRGILRSIVPPSFTTPIVLRASGGTSILKELSNEEIAVDIEDSIRLNVCAMAVQVFIGGEYERQSIINMTRLVDMGNRYGIPTLAVTAVGKDMARDARYFRLATRICAELGAQYIKSYYIDEGFETVTASCPVPIVMAGGKKLPELDALTMAYNAVQQGAAGVDMGRNIFQSEAPVAMIQAVKAVVHDNETPQKAFDLYTTLKNEGR; via the coding sequence ATGCCAGACGTGGACGATCTCAAGGAAGGCAAGCAGTACCACACCGAAACCCCCCAGACAACGGAAGGCTTTTTCCTCAAGGGGTCCAACTCCCTGGACTGGGGAATGAAAAACCGGCTGGCCCGTATCTTTAATCCCAAAACCGGGCGAACCGTGATGCTGGCCATTGACCACGGCTATTTCCAGGGGCCCACCACCGGCCTGGAGCGCATCGACATCAACATCATGCCCCTGGTGCCCTATGCCGACACCCTGATGCTCACACGGGGCATTCTTCGCAGCATCGTTCCCCCGTCCTTTACCACCCCCATCGTGCTGCGGGCCTCGGGCGGCACCAGCATTCTCAAGGAGCTGTCCAACGAAGAGATCGCCGTGGACATCGAAGACTCCATTCGGCTCAATGTCTGCGCCATGGCCGTCCAGGTCTTTATCGGCGGAGAGTATGAACGCCAGTCCATCATCAACATGACCCGCCTGGTGGACATGGGCAACCGGTACGGCATTCCCACCCTGGCGGTGACTGCGGTGGGCAAGGACATGGCACGGGACGCCCGCTATTTCCGGCTGGCCACCCGTATCTGCGCCGAACTGGGGGCCCAGTACATCAAGTCCTATTATATCGATGAGGGCTTTGAAACAGTCACCGCCTCCTGCCCGGTGCCCATCGTGATGGCCGGCGGCAAGAAGCTTCCGGAACTCGACGCCCTGACCATGGCCTACAACGCGGTGCAGCAGGGCGCCGCCGGCGTGGACATGGGCCGGAACATCTTTCAGTCAGAAGCCCCGGTGGCCATGATCCAGGCGGTCAAAGCCGTGGTGCATGACAACGAGACCCCGCAAAAGGCCTTTGACCTTTACACCACCCTGAAAAACGAAGGCCGGTAA
- a CDS encoding bifunctional aldolase/short-chain dehydrogenase, with amino-acid sequence MKDGNMPTQYDKKAVHAILKARPELSPDLAACIHVSRLLGGDPAMVLHGGGNTSVKLVEKDLFGKELRVLCIKGSGVDMAHIEPEGFAAMDLAALEPIQGIRALSDEEMENQLSRHRLNVRAPAPSVETFLHAFLPHRFVNHTHADAVLGLTNRRQAKTVVRQVLGPDVCVVAYEKSGLPLARHVAAAWEKQPAADTVVVLNHGIFTFSDDAKTACNRMLEHVRKAEAWLAAHQPTAVPETMAAPPGAVCARVVQVIRGACAHVDRQGKPTRLLADLRTDTDLVAISLDRSAQKICASGVLTPDHAIRTKNRIAYLPSIPDSDEVLKALVDKTVAAYAKEYRRYVAAHADKAECPETDPLPRVFLVAGLGLVGLGVTRKAATVAADIAAHTIRIKHRCGMDAYRAIAPQHVFDMEFWPFQLKKVAQHPALPLEGQVALVTGAAGAIGFGVADRLLAAGAVVVAADLDETGLANVCDLLSERHGKDRVESVSFDVTDYDQTERAFMKACLKMGGIDIVVPNAGIAHVATIEDLAPAAFNRVVSVNLTGTFNTIKASVPIFKRQGTGGNIIVISTKNVFDPGAAFGAYSSAKAGAHQIAKIAAIELAPLGVRTNMVNPDAVFGDAAVPSKLWELIGPDRMKARGLDPEGLKEYYRQRNLLKATVTAEHVGNVVVFFASELSPTTGASFPVDGGNAAAFPR; translated from the coding sequence ATGAAAGACGGTAATATGCCGACCCAGTACGACAAAAAAGCGGTTCATGCCATTTTAAAGGCCCGGCCTGAATTGTCTCCAGACCTGGCCGCCTGCATTCATGTCTCCCGCCTGCTGGGCGGCGACCCGGCCATGGTGCTCCACGGCGGCGGCAACACCTCGGTCAAGCTGGTGGAAAAAGACCTTTTCGGCAAGGAGCTGCGGGTTCTTTGTATAAAAGGCAGCGGCGTGGACATGGCCCATATTGAGCCGGAGGGGTTTGCCGCCATGGACCTGGCGGCCCTTGAGCCAATACAGGGCATCAGGGCCTTAAGTGACGAAGAGATGGAAAACCAGCTCTCCCGTCACCGGCTGAATGTCAGGGCCCCTGCCCCTTCGGTGGAAACCTTTCTGCACGCCTTTCTGCCCCACCGGTTTGTCAATCACACCCATGCCGATGCCGTGCTCGGCCTGACCAACCGCAGGCAGGCAAAAACCGTGGTCCGCCAGGTCCTCGGCCCGGACGTCTGCGTGGTGGCCTATGAGAAGTCAGGCCTGCCCCTGGCCCGGCACGTGGCCGCGGCATGGGAAAAGCAGCCGGCTGCCGACACCGTGGTGGTGCTGAATCACGGCATCTTCACCTTTTCCGATGACGCGAAAACCGCCTGCAACCGAATGTTGGAACATGTCCGCAAGGCCGAAGCATGGCTGGCGGCCCATCAGCCAACGGCCGTGCCCGAGACCATGGCGGCCCCGCCGGGCGCCGTTTGCGCCCGCGTGGTCCAGGTGATCCGCGGTGCCTGCGCCCATGTGGACAGGCAGGGGAAACCCACCCGGCTTCTGGCCGATCTTCGCACCGATACCGACCTGGTGGCCATCTCCCTGGACAGGTCGGCCCAAAAAATCTGCGCTTCCGGCGTGCTGACACCGGACCATGCCATTCGAACCAAAAACCGGATCGCCTACCTGCCGTCAATTCCCGACAGCGACGAGGTTTTAAAGGCCCTGGTCGACAAAACCGTGGCCGCCTATGCCAAAGAGTACCGCCGCTACGTGGCGGCCCATGCCGACAAAGCGGAATGTCCTGAAACAGACCCCCTGCCCCGGGTGTTTCTGGTGGCCGGCCTGGGCCTGGTGGGGCTGGGCGTTACCCGAAAGGCGGCGACCGTGGCCGCGGACATCGCGGCCCACACCATCCGGATCAAGCACCGGTGCGGCATGGACGCCTACCGGGCCATTGCACCACAACACGTATTTGACATGGAGTTCTGGCCCTTTCAGTTAAAGAAAGTGGCGCAACACCCGGCCCTTCCCCTTGAGGGCCAGGTGGCCCTGGTCACCGGCGCGGCCGGGGCCATCGGGTTCGGCGTGGCCGACCGGCTTTTGGCTGCCGGCGCCGTGGTGGTGGCCGCTGACCTGGACGAAACCGGCCTTGCCAATGTGTGCGACCTGCTTTCAGAACGTCACGGCAAAGACCGCGTGGAGAGCGTCTCCTTTGACGTCACCGACTACGACCAGACCGAACGGGCCTTTATGAAGGCCTGCCTGAAGATGGGGGGTATCGATATCGTGGTGCCCAACGCGGGCATCGCCCATGTGGCCACCATTGAGGATCTTGCTCCCGCCGCCTTCAACCGGGTGGTGTCCGTCAACCTTACCGGCACGTTCAACACCATCAAGGCCTCGGTCCCGATTTTCAAACGCCAGGGCACCGGCGGCAACATCATCGTGATCAGCACCAAGAACGTGTTTGATCCGGGCGCCGCTTTCGGGGCCTACAGCTCGGCCAAGGCCGGGGCCCACCAGATCGCCAAGATCGCGGCCATCGAGCTGGCACCCCTGGGGGTCCGCACCAACATGGTCAACCCGGACGCGGTGTTCGGCGACGCGGCCGTGCCCTCCAAGCTGTGGGAGCTGATCGGGCCGGACCGGATGAAGGCCCGGGGCCTGGACCCGGAAGGATTAAAAGAATACTACCGCCAGCGCAACCTGCTCAAGGCAACAGTCACCGCTGAACACGTGGGCAACGTGGTGGTCTTTTTTGCCAGCGAGCTCTCCCCCACCACCGGCGCCAGCTTTCCGGTGGACGGGGGCAACGCCGCGGCATTCCCGAGATAG
- a CDS encoding KamA family radical SAM protein, translated as MYLPMDSQTIRSFVQEHETDDEPPDPRQDDEPPSPSLTCLSTHSSFHVSALSAEASCQAVLPSLCNSKTQDFRHRFYPGLPDARWNSWHWQLQNRICTPTALSRFLDLSLEEMGVFAELKTKLPLGVTPYYMSLLHGSAPGHPLRRTVVPTVHEFFKLPGEENDPLGEEGHTQMPGLVHRYPDRVLLLVSGFCSTYCRYCTRSRLVGRGKIYPSRSRLEKAIDYIRNTPTIRDVLLSGGDPLTLSDAKLDWILGRIREIPHVEIIRIGTKVPAVLPQRVTPELVRVLRKYHPLWMSLHFTHPEECTPEAYDACAMLADAGIPLGSQTVLLKGINDDVATMKALMHQMMRMRVKPYYLYQCDPVAGSGHFRTSVARGLEIIRGLRGHTSGYAVPTYVIDAPGGGGKIPLLPNYVVSSSDAGVVLENYENRLFTYPNPVGCPDGGCGSDNGVEGYI; from the coding sequence ATGTACTTACCCATGGACAGCCAGACAATCCGCTCTTTCGTGCAGGAGCACGAAACCGACGACGAACCTCCTGACCCGCGGCAGGACGACGAACCTCCCAGTCCGTCGCTGACCTGCCTTTCCACGCATTCCTCTTTCCATGTTTCGGCCCTTTCGGCCGAGGCCTCCTGCCAGGCCGTTTTACCGTCCCTGTGTAACTCAAAAACCCAGGATTTTCGACACCGGTTTTATCCCGGCCTGCCGGATGCCCGGTGGAACAGCTGGCACTGGCAGCTTCAGAATCGTATCTGTACCCCCACCGCGCTTTCCCGGTTTCTGGACCTTTCCCTTGAAGAGATGGGGGTGTTTGCCGAGCTGAAGACCAAGCTGCCCCTGGGTGTTACCCCCTACTACATGAGCCTGCTGCACGGCAGCGCGCCCGGCCATCCGTTGCGCCGGACGGTGGTGCCCACGGTCCATGAGTTTTTCAAGCTGCCCGGGGAGGAAAATGACCCCCTGGGTGAAGAGGGCCATACCCAGATGCCCGGCCTGGTGCACCGCTATCCGGACCGTGTGCTGCTGCTGGTATCCGGCTTCTGTTCCACCTACTGCCGTTACTGCACCCGCTCCCGCCTGGTGGGCCGGGGGAAAATATACCCGTCCCGGTCCCGGCTGGAAAAGGCCATCGACTACATTCGGAACACGCCCACCATCCGGGACGTGCTGCTTTCCGGCGGGGATCCGCTGACCCTCAGCGACGCCAAGCTGGACTGGATCCTGGGCAGGATCCGGGAAATCCCCCACGTGGAGATCATTCGCATCGGCACCAAGGTGCCGGCGGTGCTGCCCCAGCGCGTTACACCGGAACTGGTGCGCGTGCTGCGCAAGTATCACCCGCTATGGATGAGCCTTCACTTCACCCACCCGGAGGAGTGTACGCCCGAGGCCTATGACGCCTGCGCCATGCTGGCCGACGCCGGTATCCCCCTGGGCTCCCAGACCGTGCTGCTCAAGGGCATCAACGACGACGTGGCCACCATGAAGGCCCTGATGCACCAGATGATGCGCATGCGGGTCAAACCTTATTACCTGTACCAGTGCGACCCGGTGGCCGGGTCAGGCCATTTCCGGACGTCGGTGGCCAGGGGACTGGAGATCATTCGGGGGCTGCGGGGCCACACGTCGGGGTATGCCGTTCCCACCTACGTGATCGACGCCCCCGGCGGCGGCGGCAAGATTCCGCTGCTGCCCAACTACGTGGTATCGTCCAGCGACGCCGGAGTGGTGCTGGAAAACTATGAGAACCGGCTGTTTACCTATCCCAACCCGGTGGGCTGTCCGGACGGGGGGTGCGGTTCGGATAACGGAGTTGAAGGGTATATCTGA
- a CDS encoding NUDIX domain-containing protein has protein sequence MKQVVVRNRQTVFKAGVFKLETEEITLENGVDTHVHILRHPGAAAIVPMLDAGTVVLIRQYRHAMGGFVWEVPAGTLDGADADPLACAQRELVEETGYRGGHFENLGVIAPSPGYSDERIHIFLASGLTLERQNLDKDEVLHVHAKPFDEAMKMAGNGEIVDAKTIAALFFAKRRLSGR, from the coding sequence ATGAAACAGGTGGTTGTCAGAAACCGGCAGACTGTTTTTAAAGCCGGGGTGTTTAAGCTGGAAACCGAAGAGATCACCCTTGAAAACGGGGTGGACACCCACGTGCATATCCTTCGCCACCCCGGGGCCGCGGCCATTGTGCCCATGCTGGATGCCGGCACCGTGGTGCTGATTCGCCAGTACCGGCACGCCATGGGCGGGTTTGTGTGGGAGGTGCCGGCCGGCACCCTGGACGGTGCCGATGCCGATCCCCTGGCCTGCGCACAGCGGGAGCTGGTCGAGGAGACCGGCTACCGGGGCGGTCATTTCGAAAACCTGGGCGTTATCGCTCCGTCACCGGGGTATTCTGATGAACGGATTCACATCTTCCTGGCATCCGGCCTGACCCTTGAGCGGCAGAACCTGGACAAAGACGAGGTACTCCATGTTCATGCAAAACCGTTTGATGAGGCGATGAAGATGGCTGGAAACGGTGAGATTGTGGATGCCAAGACCATTGCGGCCCTGTTTTTCGCAAAACGCCGTCTTTCCGGACGGTAA
- a CDS encoding VOC family protein yields the protein MNLHHIGIACRSSSAGDRFYRDLLGLEKKRERTVPGEMIKKIFDIDQDALIIEYGNETMLLEVFVIPELEEDHPVSHLCLEVNNRVAFMEKCAAMGFGARQIPKTDGTAIVFVKDDDGNQYEIKEQP from the coding sequence ATGAATCTGCACCACATCGGCATTGCCTGCCGGTCGTCATCCGCCGGCGACCGTTTCTACCGGGACCTGCTGGGTCTTGAAAAAAAGCGGGAGAGAACCGTGCCGGGAGAGATGATCAAAAAAATTTTCGACATCGACCAGGATGCCTTGATCATCGAATACGGCAATGAAACAATGCTTCTGGAGGTGTTTGTTATTCCGGAACTTGAGGAAGATCACCCGGTTTCCCATTTATGCCTGGAGGTGAACAACCGGGTCGCGTTTATGGAAAAATGCGCGGCCATGGGGTTTGGCGCACGGCAAATCCCGAAAACTGACGGCACCGCCATTGTCTTTGTCAAAGACGATGACGGCAATCAATACGAAATCAAAGAACAACCGTAA
- a CDS encoding RHS repeat domain-containing protein yields the protein MLIPNLGFVTISDYTWNRPAAITLPGGATREFEYDPLMRVKEITSLDPGGNALLNYTYAHDAMDNITAKQTEHGDYGYGYDDLHRLATVDNPAAGLADEAFTYDSVGNRLTSAQAAGDWTYNDNNELLSSVGVTGGSTYEYDANGNTIKKTVGGVVTSYVYNTEDRLTQVWSGLPGSGSLTATYYYDPFGRRLWKGVGGTRTYFHYSDEGLVAEINASGTVVKSYGWQPGGTWGTDPLFMKVSGNYYFYHNDHLGTPQKLTASNGAVVWSAKYESFGDATVEIETVENNLRFPGQYFDGESGLHYNLHRYYAPELGRFLKDDPIGLRGGINQYIYADNNVSNNTDPYGLFSKKTKCQIACNVALGYTCTVLGIGSGIVSGPLVGIGVGVVCRVVSFGICYATCSGAPDDCSDFPPGDYSFSYA from the coding sequence GTGCTGATCCCCAACCTGGGCTTTGTCACCATCAGCGACTACACATGGAACCGGCCGGCTGCCATTACCCTGCCAGGCGGGGCCACCCGTGAGTTTGAATACGATCCCCTGATGCGGGTAAAAGAGATCACCTCTCTTGACCCGGGCGGCAATGCCCTGTTAAATTACACCTACGCCCATGACGCCATGGACAACATCACGGCCAAGCAGACCGAGCACGGGGATTATGGGTATGGATATGACGATCTGCACCGGCTGGCTACGGTTGACAACCCGGCCGCGGGCCTGGCCGACGAGGCCTTTACCTATGACAGCGTGGGCAACCGCCTGACCTCGGCCCAGGCGGCAGGAGACTGGACATACAATGACAACAACGAATTGTTGTCATCCGTTGGAGTGACCGGGGGATCCACATACGAGTACGACGCCAACGGCAATACCATTAAAAAGACAGTGGGCGGCGTTGTCACCAGTTATGTATACAACACGGAAGACCGGCTGACCCAGGTCTGGAGCGGCCTGCCCGGTTCCGGTTCTTTGACAGCCACGTACTATTATGACCCGTTTGGCCGCAGGCTGTGGAAGGGGGTCGGGGGAACACGGACGTACTTCCATTACAGTGATGAGGGCCTCGTCGCGGAAATCAATGCCTCCGGAACCGTGGTCAAGTCCTACGGCTGGCAGCCCGGCGGCACCTGGGGCACCGATCCGCTGTTCATGAAGGTTAGTGGGAATTATTACTTCTACCACAATGACCACCTCGGTACCCCTCAGAAGCTGACGGCCAGTAACGGGGCGGTGGTTTGGAGTGCTAAGTACGAGAGCTTTGGGGATGCGACTGTTGAGATCGAGACGGTTGAGAATAACCTCAGGTTCCCGGGCCAATACTTTGATGGGGAGAGTGGGCTGCATTATAACCTGCATCGTTATTATGCTCCTGAGCTAGGACGGTTCTTGAAAGATGATCCAATCGGACTTCGGGGTGGGATTAATCAATATATTTATGCAGATAACAATGTGAGTAATAATACTGATCCTTACGGATTGTTTTCAAAAAAGACTAAATGCCAGATAGCTTGTAATGTGGCATTAGGCTATACTTGTACTGTTTTAGGTATTGGATCAGGCATAGTCTCCGGGCCATTAGTTGGAATTGGTGTTGGGGTTGTATGCAGGGTAGTTTCATTTGGTATATGCTATGCAACTTGTTCAGGGGCACCAGATGATTGCTCAGACTTTCCACCGGGAGACTATTCTTTTTCTTATGCCTAA
- a CDS encoding type II toxin-antitoxin system Phd/YefM family antitoxin: protein MKTVTFTEFRKHASMLFSAVEDGETITVLRHGKPVAEISPPSQPDGLPSWKKPGLRLSIKGTELSSAILEERERENVL, encoded by the coding sequence ATGAAAACAGTAACATTCACTGAATTTCGTAAACATGCGTCTATGCTTTTTTCTGCAGTTGAAGACGGAGAAACTATAACCGTTTTGCGCCATGGGAAACCTGTTGCTGAAATATCTCCCCCCTCTCAACCTGACGGACTACCTTCATGGAAAAAACCCGGTTTGAGACTCTCCATAAAAGGAACAGAATTGTCGTCAGCTATTTTAGAGGAGCGTGAACGTGAAAACGTTCTTTGA
- a CDS encoding methyltransferase domain-containing protein produces MNILLEKALDFLSCPACSANAEASLSFVRAPAPALQCTGCRASYPVVNGVLDFLPDYHEHRQQGLAQWLMENRAVVSVYETYFRPAFTRMGSPITYEEEMVWLKSVQTGRPVKTVLDLACGTGKYARMLNDFYAPDLVFAADISLPMLEQAVTYANAAGIKNILHIRADAGALPFRNNSIDRANCFGALHLFPDAPRTIRELGRTVSKDAVFTCLTSRKVRLLSPVQKIFSLLMTFQFFDEDKLQQALIEAGFGKMDGVVHRQMVLMFGAVKKQAGQRHGRP; encoded by the coding sequence TTGAACATCCTTCTTGAAAAGGCCCTGGATTTTTTGTCCTGCCCTGCCTGCTCGGCCAATGCGGAGGCATCCCTCTCTTTTGTCCGCGCCCCGGCCCCGGCCCTTCAGTGCACCGGGTGCCGGGCCAGTTATCCGGTTGTCAACGGCGTGCTCGACTTTCTGCCGGACTATCATGAGCATCGGCAGCAGGGCCTGGCCCAGTGGCTCATGGAAAACAGGGCAGTTGTTTCGGTATATGAAACGTATTTCAGGCCGGCCTTTACACGGATGGGGTCCCCCATTACCTATGAAGAGGAGATGGTATGGCTGAAAAGCGTTCAAACCGGGCGGCCGGTTAAAACCGTGCTGGACCTGGCCTGCGGCACCGGCAAATACGCAAGGATGCTGAACGATTTTTACGCGCCGGACCTTGTTTTTGCCGCAGACATCTCCCTGCCCATGCTTGAACAGGCCGTTACTTACGCAAACGCCGCGGGCATTAAAAACATCCTTCACATTCGGGCCGACGCCGGTGCCCTGCCCTTTAGGAACAACTCGATTGACCGGGCAAACTGTTTCGGGGCGCTGCACCTGTTTCCGGACGCGCCGCGCACCATTCGGGAGCTTGGCCGAACGGTTTCTAAAGACGCGGTTTTTACCTGCCTGACCAGCAGAAAGGTTCGGCTTCTGTCCCCTGTGCAGAAAATATTTTCCCTGCTGATGACCTTTCAGTTCTTTGACGAGGACAAGCTCCAGCAGGCCTTAATCGAAGCGGGGTTCGGAAAGATGGATGGCGTGGTTCACAGGCAGATGGTGCTGATGTTTGGGGCCGTAAAAAAACAGGCCGGACAGCGGCATGGACGACCGTGA
- a CDS encoding type II toxin-antitoxin system VapC family toxin has product MKTFFDSSAFAKRYIEEKGSQLVDDICYKATEICLSVICVPEIISALNRRLREKCLSHQDYITIKQHLSGDVRDAVIINLTPEVIRMSTELLESSPLRAMDAIHVACALAWKAELFVSSDNRQLSAAKKAGLKIKPV; this is encoded by the coding sequence GTGAAAACGTTCTTTGATTCTTCAGCATTTGCGAAAAGATATATTGAGGAAAAAGGAAGTCAACTTGTTGACGACATTTGTTATAAAGCGACAGAGATATGCCTCAGTGTTATCTGTGTCCCTGAGATAATATCCGCTCTGAATCGTCGACTTCGGGAAAAATGTCTTTCTCACCAGGATTACATTACTATTAAACAGCACTTATCAGGTGATGTTCGGGATGCTGTAATAATTAATCTGACACCAGAAGTAATAAGAATGTCGACTGAACTTCTTGAATCCTCACCGCTTCGGGCAATGGATGCCATTCACGTAGCGTGTGCTTTAGCTTGGAAAGCTGAGTTGTTTGTATCATCAGACAACCGACAGCTTTCGGCGGCGAAGAAGGCCGGATTGAAGATAAAACCTGTTTAG